The window tgtctcatttTCCCCTTCAATGACTTTGGTCCTTTAATGTTAAAGGAATTGGGTAGATGAATATCTCCCGTGTTTACTTTAAGCTTGTGTTTTTGAATTCCTAGCAGTTGTTCACCATGTCTCATTTTCCCTaatctatcctgcctcattttcccttaAAATCACTTTGGTCCTTTAATCTTAgagaagtagatgaatgaatatcttctctattttctttaaaagttttctgAAATCCTGGCAGCTGTTTACCACATCTCATTTTCCCTAATCTATCCTGCCTCAGTAAGATGGACACAGGGCCAAAGCTGGTGAGATTCATATGCAAAGCCAAGGAGGCCAGGGAGTGGGAATCGTGTGGCTACCTGAAGGAAGGACAGTTCCTACATCTGGAAAAGCTGGAGCTGAGGCCTAATGGCTGGAGCACAACTGTTGTGAGAAAGGGCTTGGTGGAGGGGATTAAGCACATCACATCTAACGATGGGCTTCTTGCTGGTAGGGTTCCAAGGAGGTACAGGCCATCACAGCACAAGGGATAGGAAGCATGCATGTGTCCCTATGTTCTTCCCCTCTTAGAGAGCCACTAGAGTTTAATTATGGGGACCCTTCCCTGATAGCCTTTCTACCCACCTTCCCAAAGCCCCACATCCGAACAACTTAAGTTTGTATCCAAACACCTGCCTTGGGCATTAGACTCCAGCATGAGTATATGAGAGAACGTGGGTTCTTCAAATGATCCCAGTTCCCAGTTCCAAGTGATTCTTTTGCTCTTCTAAGGTCAGACTTTCCCCAGGCTGCCTGATCTCTGGGTGAGAACCACAGACCTAGGAGGGGAGGACAGCAGAAGTACCACTCTTCATTGTCctgttgtattttatatttactgaGTAAACAAACAAGGAGACCTGCAATATTCAGATTTTACCTTTTATGCTTTTCCTTTGCATTTACAggcagagtatttatttatttttattttatttttattttttggccagtcctgggccttggactcagggcctgagcaccttccctggcttcttcctgctcaaggctagcactctgccacctgagccacagcgccccttctggccgttttccatatatgtggtgctgggaaatcgaactgagagcttcatgtgtaggaggcaagcgctcttgccactaggccatattcccagccccatgagtatttatttttaatgattggATGATACCAGTTCTGAGGTAGAGTGGTCTTGAGGCAGCACAGGGTGGTTGGACTCTCTGGGTGCCCTTGGTCTAATGTTACCCATCTTTACTAACTCTCAGTGTCTTCTCAAGGCTCAACCCTGTGAtcttagcttcttgggaggcagagaaggggatttgcagttcaaggccagcctgggcataaaagagTCCATCTCAAGGAGTGGCTGGCCATGGTGGTATGTGCATGTCATCCCAAGCAAGGTGGGGAAGTGTGAGTAGCAAGAGCTCAGCCTGGCCTGGACATAAAGTGAGACTCTGCTATGGTAAATAGGGCTGTAGCTGGGCTCTggcggttcacacctgtaatactaactacttaggagtctgaatcTCAAgctgcctaggcagaaaagtctcttgtgagactcttaacctccaattaaccactcaaaaaccggaagtggtgctcaagtggtagagcactagcctacaaAGAGAgtcatgcaggccctgagttcaagccccatagctgaaaaaacaaaaaacaaatagggactggaggcatggctctaggGGTAGAGTAGGTTCCTAATAAGTAGGATATCCCTAGTTCAATCCTGACTACTACCAAAAAAAGGGGGAAGATGATAGTTTTTACCTCATAGGATCATATTGAAGAAATAGACACTAATACATGTGTGATGCACTTAACATAAAGCTGGGtgctcaataaagaaaaatgttagcaAATGTTACATTACTAAGCTTTAAGTAAGATAACATTGACGCTGATCTAGCATGTTAAAAATGTAGAGATTTCTTTACATGTATGAATAAAAGTCAAGTAGGCtgcccaggtgccagtggctcatgtttgtaatcataGGAGGTTGAATAAGattcagaggattgaggtttgagattcaaaaccagtctgggcagaagaggagagtcttatctccaaaagccagactggatgcatggctcaagtaatagaaccccagctgagcaagcaaactgagcagttgtaaggctctgagttgaagaccCTGACactggaaaaagcaaaaaaaaaaccctctaaaacCTAGTAAATCATGTTGTTATTACAAATGTGGAAGATAGCTTGTACTGGTAATGAATAGCACTTTTGACTTGCCGTAGGTGTGATCTGCATTGGAAGATGCCAGCGCCAGCTACCACATATGAAAGAATAGTTTACAAAAACCCGTCTGAGCACCACTACATGAAAGTCTGCCTGTAAGTTCAGTCTTCTAAGTTCTGTTTGACATTATTTATATAAATCTGAAAAGAATGAACTGTACTGTAGTGtgatacttttaaaatgttttttacagAGACTTTCAAGATCATGCAGTTGAAGTGAATGTTGCCCAGTTCAAACAGCTGCTTGTGTCTGCCCTGAAGGATCTATTTGGGGAGGTATAGAATCATTTAGGTTAATATTCCTATGATAATTATAAGAAATACAGAGAAGgcctgagcgctggtggctcatgcctgtaatcctagctactcagcggagatcagaggatcgtggttcaatgccagcctgggcaggaaagtctatgagagtcttatctccaaataacccccccccccaaatcagaaatggaactgtagctgtaagtagtagagtgctaaccttgagaagaaaagctcagggacagtgcccaggccccacaatcaaaaaaagaaatgtgaaaagatGAATTATGAACTGGAGAAAGTATCTGTAAACTACACATGTCACAAAGAACTAATGTTTAgaatgcaccagtggctcatacctgtaatcctaatactcaggagacagatctgaggattgaggttccaagccagtctggaggtgtggttcatgtgGAAGAGTACTAGTtgtgagcaacaaagctaagtaCTAGCACTAGGGGAAAAAGTCTATATATATTTGCATGTTTGTAAATAACAAACAGTGAATAGTCcaactaaaaaataagtaaaagccaCGTATAGACTTTTTACTGAGGAAGATATATATTTGGCAAAGAAGCACGTGGAAAAATATTTGGCAACAGTAACTATTAAGGAAATATACATTAACAATACAATGAGATTTGATTTTGCAGATGACTGGAATTTAAAAAACGATAATATTAAATGCTAGCGGGGATGTGGAGAAATTAGGTCCCTTGTACATTTACTGGTGAGAATGTGAAATAATGAAGCCATCTGCTACATAAACTAAACATGTACTGCCATGCAACCCAGCAATAGCACTCCTGGGCATTATCTCAGAGAAGGGTAAACTTCTGcttacataaacatgtatacacaAGTGCTCATAGTgttcttgttccttttcttttttctttttttttttttttgtctgaaactgggacttgaaatcaatctgacacttttgctcattggctagtgctctcccactgagtcatgcctccaaccctgtattttcattttagtaAACCCAAACTGGAAATATCCCACTTGGCCCTCAGGGGGGTAAATTGTTAAAACAGTAGTGCATTcataccatgcatgaagccttgggttcaattcctgagcaccacatatacagaaaaagccaaaagtggtgctgtggctcaaatagtagagtactaaccttgagcaaaagaaggtcaaggacagtgcttaggtcctgagtccaagccccaggactggcaaaaaagggggggggggggaaaggctaCTTCCAAAACATTATTTCCTAGATGGTTTTATGCACATAAAATGctcttggtggggctgggaatgtggcttagcggtagaatgcttgcctagcgtgcatgaagccctctTGATGTAAAACAATTACATAATCTGCAGAAACGTTTGTGGTTGCCAGAGGCTGGAGATGGGGAGGAATAGGTATGCTTATTAAAAGCACAGTGTGAGGAagactctaccactctaccactgcaAGTTCTTTATCTTGCCACCttcaagtttgttttttctttttgccagtcctggggcttgaactctgggactgggcactgtcccataggCTCctgttgctcaagtctagtattcaaccacttgagccacagtgctacttctggctttttctgtgataaattggagataagagtctcacagactttcctgcctaggctagcttcaaactgcagtcctcagatctcagcttcctgaatagctaggattacaggtgtgagctactaacaCCTGGCTGCAAGTTCTTTATCTTGATTGCAATGGTTGTTTTCTGAAGCTATCTATGTGGTAAAATTATATAGAGCTATACCCACATGTACAGATATGAGCATACATGTAACTGGCCAAACCTTAATAAAGTCTGAATTGTTCTGATAATGGTTACAGGAGTATGCTACTGTACCATTTTTATGCAAGACTGAGTGATGGACCTGTAGAACTTTGCTGCAGATTACCTGGCCATCTCCTATAAGTCTAATTTTTCTAAATAACAAGCTATAAACAGATCTGTGTACTTTTATATGTCAAAGGCCAGATTTGGCTTCAGGAGATATAGCTGCAAAAAAGACATGGGCTTTGCCTTACAGCCTAACATTCTTTATTTAGGCCAAAAGAAAAGATGTTAAATAATTAGTAAGAAGAGAATTGTGAGAGGAAGATGGCATCCAGTGTAAGAAAGAGTGTGGCAAGCAGATTGAAACTAATCTTGAGGATCAGGAAAGGAACTCTTCATTCAACCTATATCTAGtccattttttattagcatgcattagttgtacaaggggctttcattgtaacatttcccTATGTGCCTACAATGTATCCCAATCAAATTCACCCTTTCCTTACTCTCCCTGGTAAACCAGTTTCAGCagctttcattgttctgttttcatatatgcaaatatgcacTTCAACTATATTCATTCTCATTCTCCCTCTCCATTAACACTTCCCATTCCTGCCAGTTACTCCCCACACCTcacattcagagcctgttttgcTAGGGAAGGAACAATTGAAACAAAGATTCAGGGTGAGGAGGTATCCACTACATGAAGAGTACATGGAGGAAGCTTCTAGGCAAAGGGAGCTGTAAGCAAGACTAGTGAGTGAAATGTTACTTTTCATGAAGGAGAAAAAACTCAAATGTTGACAGACATTTTTGGTAGTAGTCTGCTTATAGCATTACTCTGTACCTAGGTTGGGGCTGCATTACCCGTGGATGTGCTAACCTTTGAAGAGAAGACCTTGTCAGCCATCTTGAGATTACCTAGCAGGTATGACACAGTAGATGATGGAGAAACAACAACTCCAGATGAGAAGAATTGTGTGCTTGTGAACTCTGAGCAACTTAGGGGAAATTAAACTGGGAAGAATATGAACATTTATCTACtagaggctaacactctacagaGCGCAAACCTTGTGATTTGGTTATGGCTCTTTCCAAATTGATGGTAGCAGTTGTAAAGTCAGAAATGTATGTTGTAGAAACATTCTTAGGCTCCTTTTATTCTCTCCTCATATAATActtttacttcttttgttttcatttttttcttttttggcagtgcttGGGTGTGAACTTAGGATCTCacccttgctaggcaaatgctcttacAAATTTGAGCTATGCCCCtaacttttttttgctttatttccagttttgcttattttccagttaagattttacatttttgctcagggccagcctcagactgggAGCCTCTTTCCTATgctttcctgggtagctgggatgataagCGCCTACCACTATGCCCAACTTACTAAGGTGAAGGTCTTCACCTCTCATTTGGGCCAGTGTAcctgttgttggggttttttttcctgttttttttttaattacgtTTTCTGATAAAGAGCAACCTCTTTCTGTACTATCAAACAAAATTACAAGGGAACTGTTTCAGGGACAAGTGCTTGTTTACTAATGTTCCTTTGCTCTTTCTGCAGCGGTCTGGCCAAATTGTGGAGCTCATTGACCCTACTAGGATCCTATAAAGGCAAGAAATGTGCCTTTAGAGTGATTCAGGTAAGGGTgattcttttgtgtttttcaaaTGAGACTAAACAGTAAACTGTTTAGTTTAAAAAGTaaactgcaggggctggggatatggcctagtggcaagagagcttgcctcccatacatgaagccctaggctcgattccccagcaatacgtatacggaaaacagccagaaggggcgctgtggctcaggtggcagagtgctagccttgagcgggaagaagccagggacagtgctcagtccctgagtccaaggcccaggactggccaaaaaaaaagtaaactgctTTTTAGTGTATGTGCCTCAATCCTGTGTTTGAAAAAAGCTGTAGTGTAGTATAGTTAGGTCATCtaacaaaggaggaaaagaactcttcaaacccagggcttaattcCTTCTGAAAATGTGAGACAAATCACTGCAGATTGCATAGGTGATATTTGGTTATCTCCCATATACAGAGTTCTCTTGGGGTTCATATGACAAATGCTCTAGCCTCATGTGTTTTTCATTGATGTGCTCTTTCTTAAGTTGTGATTGTTGTTTAACCAAGGCTGCATCCCAGCATGCTCTTCAAAATGCTACTGCGCCCGCTTGCTTTGTCCTATTAAGCCAGGTTTAGGCTTGTTTCTGTTTGGCCTTATTTCACTGCTGTGTTCTGCTGGAATTGCGTTAACTTcctactcccttccttcctgtgacATTTCACACAAGTATACAGTGTATTCCAATCAATCACATCCCCTCTaaagatacattatattcataaactgacaggttgaatttgtacaatgaaagataaaattataaaattaatatatagatatatttatctCCCCTTCTATCAGCAttaaccttttctttctcttgtaggTTTCTCCATTTCTCCTTGCATTGTCTGGTAATAGCAGGGAACTACTATTGGATTGAACAGTCCTCAATTTCTGAAAGCTTTCTTCACTCTCAAAAGTAATTTGCATAATTTGGAAACAGAAGCCGGCTAAAGACTCCTGCTGGTGAAATTTGGGGATGCTGAAGATGCTCCGGACAGTTTCCAGCCAACACCTTTGGTGGTGCAGGCTTCAGCGGGGACTCTGCCTGAGTCAGCCAGTGCTGACCCCGCCGTGCTTTCAGCACATGCACCTGCGAGTTGGAGACCGGGCTGAGCTCAGCAGGGCCTTCACACACAGGGATGTGGCTGCCTTCTCACAGTTAACTGGGGATGACAATCCTTTGCA is drawn from Perognathus longimembris pacificus isolate PPM17 chromosome 10, ASM2315922v1, whole genome shotgun sequence and contains these coding sequences:
- the Rpp14 gene encoding ribonuclease P protein subunit p14; this encodes MPAPATTYERIVYKNPSEHHYMKVCLDFQDHAVEVNVAQFKQLLVSALKDLFGEVGAALPVDVLTFEEKTLSAILRLPSSGLAKLWSSLTLLGSYKGKKCAFRVIQVSPFLLALSGNSRELLLD